The following DNA comes from Candidatus Palauibacter scopulicola.
GCGAGCCGAAATCGGCCGAAATGTCGACGGCGGTATGGGGGCGCCGGAGCCCGAGCACCGGATGCAGCCGATTGTAGCTGAAGCCCGAGGAGATCCAGGAGTCTTCCGCGACGACCGGCCAGATCGAGGGAATGCGCTGAAACCGCTCGCGATGCGTCCCGACGGAATCCGCCGCCTCGGTGAGACTGCTCCCAAGCAGATCCGCGCGCCGCAGCAACTGCTCGATGTCGACCACCACATCCTCGGCCTCCCGCGCCAGGTCCGGGGCGACCTCGAAGAACTCGTCGTTCATCGGGGAGACGTCTCCGGGTCCGCCGACGCCGACCGAGTAGACGTCGGGATCGAGCAGGGGAAGGCCGGCGACGAGCCGGAATCGCTGTTCCCGCGCGGAGAGATCGTCGAGCGCCTGGCTGAACTCTCCGCTGCGGCGCTCCATGGCCTGCAGGCTGCTGATCAACTGCCGGTTCTCGGCCCGATAGCGCGCGAGCTGCTCCGCCGCATCCTGGCGCCCCAACACGGTGGCGACGAAGGCGGAGGCCATCATCAGGAGCACGGCCGCGGCGATCCCGACAGCTTTCGCGCGGCGCTTCTCCACGCGATAGCTGCGCGCCCGCCCGCCGCCTCCGGGCAGTATCTGTATCGTCCAGTACGAAGGTTTCCTCAAGTCGTCCAACCGTAACGAGGGGCGAAAAAAAGGCCGGTCGAGCTGCCCGGCCGGTCGGCCGCGCGACGGCAACAACCCGCACGCAGCCGCAACATCGGTTGATAAAGTTAGCCGCGGGCGGCGACCAGTGTCAACGTTTCGGGCGGCGGCGCGGAGGCGGCCCCGCGATCAGGGCCGGGGGAAGAGCACGGCGCCCGGACGCACGGCCCGGAGCCCGGCTACGGACGCTTCGAGACGCTCGAAGGCCGGCGGCGATCCGTCGCCCCCCAGCGTCCGCCAGAGTTCGGCGGCCTTCGCCGGCGTGAAGGGGGCCAGCATCACGGCCACCGTGCCGAGCGCCGCGATGAGCTGCGACAACACGCCGTCGAGCGCGTCCGCGTCCGCGCCCTCCTCGCGCTCCGCCTTCGCCAGCGCCCAGGGCTTCGACTCGTCCACGAACCCGTTCGCCGCGCGCACGATGTCGAACGCCGCCGCCAGGCCCCGGTGCAGCAGGTAGCCGTCCATGGCCGCGCGGTATGCCGCGAGGGCGCGCGCCGCCTCTTCCGCGAGTGCTCCAGCCCGCGGCCGCGGCACGTCCCCGCCGCGGTACCGGGCCACCATCGAGACCACGCGGTTCAGGAGGTTGCCGAGGTCGTTGGCGAGGTCCGTCGTGTAGCGGCGGTCGAACTGCTCGATGAAGGCCTCCGTCGACGGGTAGTCGCGGTCGCCATCCCAGGGCACCTCCCGCAGCAGGAAGTACCGCAGCGCGTCCGGCCCGTGCCGTTCGATGAGTTCGACGAGGCCCAGTTCGGTCCCCGCCGACTTCGAGAGCTTGGCCCCGCCGATCTTGATGAAGCCGTGGCCCCACACGCTCTTCGCCGGCTCCACCCCCGCGGCCAGCAGCATGGCCGGCCAGTACACACAGTGGAAGCGGGTGATGTCCTTGCCGATGATGTGGAGGTCCGCGGGCCAGAGCTTTCCGAACGCCTCGCCGTCCGGATAGCCGATGGCCGTGATGTAGTTCGACAGCGCGTCGAACCACACGTAGACCGTGTGCCCCTCATCGCCCGGAAAGGGGACGCCCCAGCGGATCCTGGAGCGGGAGGCCGAGATGTCGTCGAGTCCGGATTCCAGCAGCCGCGTGATCTCGTTGCGCCGCGTACGGGGCCGCACGGAGTCCGGGTCGTTCCGCAGGCGTTCGAGGAGGGTGTCCCGGTAGTCGGAGAGCTTGAAGAACCAGTTCTCCTCCTCCGTCCACTCGATCTCGCGCCCGGGGTGGAGCGGGCAGCGCCCGTCCGCCAGTTCATCGTCCTTCTTGAAGGCCTCGCACCCGGCGCAGTAGTGGCCCTCGTACTTCGCGCGGCGGAAGTCCCCGTTCGCCGCGATCCGCTCCATGAGCGCGGTCACGCCGCGGTGGTGGCGCGGTTCCGAGGTGCGGATGAAGTCGTCGTTCGAGAGGCCCAGGCGCCGCCAGACATCGAGAAAGGCCTCGGCGATCCGGTCGACCCATTCCGCGGGCTCCGCCCCCTGCTTCTCCGCCTCCTGCTGGACCTTCTGCCCGTGTTCGTCCATCCCGATGAGGAAGTGGACATCGTCGCCGCAGGCGCGCCGGTACCGGGCGATCGCGTCGGCGCCGATCTTCTCGATCGCGTGCCCCAGGTGCGGGTCGCCGTTCGAGTAGTCGATCGCCGTCGTGAGATAGAATCGAGGCGCTTGCGGGGCTGTTGCCACGGGCCGCTTAGCGGCGGTCCAGGTCGGCGCGGCGAGCCGCGCGCCTCTCGTCCTTCAGTTGGGCCAGCGGGATCGTACGGGTCTCGCCGTCGCCCGCCTCGAGCGACACGGTCTCCTCGAACAGGTCCCACGACTTCACGTTCTCGCGGCCGTTGGCGGTTCGAATCGTCCGGCCCACGGGCGGGAAGCGCTTCTTCGCCTGCGTGTACACGGCGTGCTCGTATCGGAGGCAGTTCATGAGACGGCCGCAGGCGCC
Coding sequences within:
- a CDS encoding M23 family metallopeptidase; translation: MRKPSYWTIQILPGGGGRARSYRVEKRRAKAVGIAAAVLLMMASAFVATVLGRQDAAEQLARYRAENRQLISSLQAMERRSGEFSQALDDLSAREQRFRLVAGLPLLDPDVYSVGVGGPGDVSPMNDEFFEVAPDLAREAEDVVVDIEQLLRRADLLGSSLTEAADSVGTHRERFQRIPSIWPVVAEDSWISSGFSYNRLHPVLGLRRPHTAVDISADFGSPVIATGAGRVTFAGTKTGYGRVVEIDHGDGYESLYAHLGRIAVRVGAQVRRGDTLGEVGVSGTATGPNLHYEVLIDGRAVNPVGYFLDGYRR
- a CDS encoding class I tRNA ligase family protein, with product MATAPQAPRFYLTTAIDYSNGDPHLGHAIEKIGADAIARYRRACGDDVHFLIGMDEHGQKVQQEAEKQGAEPAEWVDRIAEAFLDVWRRLGLSNDDFIRTSEPRHHRGVTALMERIAANGDFRRAKYEGHYCAGCEAFKKDDELADGRCPLHPGREIEWTEEENWFFKLSDYRDTLLERLRNDPDSVRPRTRRNEITRLLESGLDDISASRSRIRWGVPFPGDEGHTVYVWFDALSNYITAIGYPDGEAFGKLWPADLHIIGKDITRFHCVYWPAMLLAAGVEPAKSVWGHGFIKIGGAKLSKSAGTELGLVELIERHGPDALRYFLLREVPWDGDRDYPSTEAFIEQFDRRYTTDLANDLGNLLNRVVSMVARYRGGDVPRPRAGALAEEAARALAAYRAAMDGYLLHRGLAAAFDIVRAANGFVDESKPWALAKAEREEGADADALDGVLSQLIAALGTVAVMLAPFTPAKAAELWRTLGGDGSPPAFERLEASVAGLRAVRPGAVLFPRP